A single window of Campylobacter concisus DNA harbors:
- the rpsN gene encoding 30S ribosomal protein S14 (located in the peptidyl transferase center and involved in assembly of 30S ribosome subunit; similar to what is observed with proteins L31 and L33, some proteins in this family contain CXXC motifs that are involved in zinc binding; if two copies are present in a genome, then the duplicated copy appears to have lost the zinc-binding motif and is instead regulated by zinc; the proteins in this group appear to contain the zinc-binding motif) — translation MAKKSMIAKAARKPKFAVRGYTRCQICGRPHSVYKDFGICRVCLRKMANEGLIPGLKKASW, via the coding sequence ATGGCAAAGAAATCAATGATAGCAAAAGCTGCACGCAAGCCAAAATTTGCGGTTCGCGGCTATACAAGATGCCAAATCTGCGGTCGTCCGCACTCTGTTTATAAAGATTTTGGAATTTGCCGTGTTTGCCTAAGAAAAATGGCTAACGAAGGCCTGATACCTGGTCTTAAAAAAGCAAGTTGGTAA
- a CDS encoding 50S ribosomal protein L5, giving the protein MSRLKDKFNETIKPALVKEFDIKNPMLIPALEKIVISVGAGDSAKDQKVLQNMADTISLIAGQKAVITDAKKSVAGFKVREGFPVGIKVTLRKEQMYAFLDKLISVALPRVKDFRGLPKNGFDGRGNYNFGLSEQLMFPEVEYDKILRTHGMNITIATTAKNDKEAFKLLELFGVPFAKGK; this is encoded by the coding sequence ATGAGTAGATTAAAAGATAAATTTAACGAAACTATCAAGCCAGCTCTCGTAAAAGAATTTGACATCAAAAATCCAATGCTTATCCCTGCGCTTGAGAAAATCGTGATCAGTGTAGGCGCTGGAGACTCTGCGAAAGATCAGAAAGTGCTTCAAAATATGGCTGATACCATTTCACTTATCGCTGGACAAAAAGCGGTTATCACTGATGCTAAAAAATCAGTTGCTGGCTTTAAAGTTCGCGAGGGCTTTCCTGTTGGTATCAAAGTAACTCTGAGAAAAGAGCAAATGTATGCTTTCTTAGATAAGCTAATCAGCGTTGCTCTCCCAAGAGTTAAAGACTTCCGTGGTCTTCCAAAAAATGGTTTTGATGGACGTGGAAACTATAACTTCGGTCTTAGTGAGCAGCTAATGTTTCCAGAGGTTGAGTATGATAAAATTTTACGAACTCATGGTATGAATATTACGATTGCTACTACGGCTAAAAATGATAAAGAGGCATTCAAATTGCTAGAGCTATTTGGTGTGCCGTTTGCAAAAGGAAAGTAA
- the rplX gene encoding 50S ribosomal protein L24 (assembly initiator protein; binds to 5' end of 23S rRNA and nucleates assembly of the 50S; surrounds polypeptide exit tunnel), protein MANVKFKVKKGDTVKIIAGDDKGKTGKILAVLAKKGQVIVEGCKIAKKAIKPSEKTPNGGHVNKEMPIDISNVAKVEG, encoded by the coding sequence ATGGCTAATGTAAAATTTAAAGTCAAAAAAGGCGATACTGTTAAGATCATCGCTGGTGACGATAAAGGCAAAACTGGTAAAATTTTAGCAGTTCTTGCAAAAAAAGGTCAGGTTATAGTTGAGGGATGCAAAATAGCTAAAAAAGCTATCAAACCAAGCGAAAAAACTCCAAATGGTGGTCACGTAAATAAAGAGATGCCAATTGATATATCAAACGTCGCGAAAGTTGAAGGATAA
- a CDS encoding 50S ribosomal protein L14 produces MIQSFTRLAVADNSGAKELMCIKVLGGSKRRYATLGDIIVCSVKKALPNGKIKKGQVVKAVVVRTKREVQRDNGSLIRFDENAAVILDSKKEPVGTRIFGPVGREVRYANFMKIVSLAPEVL; encoded by the coding sequence ATGATTCAAAGTTTTACAAGACTTGCAGTTGCTGATAACAGCGGTGCAAAAGAGTTAATGTGTATAAAAGTTCTTGGCGGCAGCAAAAGAAGATACGCTACACTTGGCGATATCATAGTTTGCTCTGTTAAAAAAGCTCTTCCAAATGGTAAGATCAAAAAAGGACAGGTTGTAAAAGCTGTTGTTGTAAGAACTAAAAGAGAGGTTCAAAGAGATAATGGTTCGCTAATCCGCTTCGACGAGAACGCAGCTGTTATACTTGATAGCAAAAAAGAGCCAGTCGGCACTCGTATTTTTGGACCAGTTGGACGTGAAGTTAGATATGCTAACTTTATGAAGATTGTTTCGCTAGCTCCGGAGGTTTTATAA
- a CDS encoding 30S ribosomal protein S17 has product MALKREIQGVVLQKAGDKTATILVERRVMHPRYHKFVKRFKKYLVHDEKNETRAGDTVVAVECRPLSARKNFRLKAVLAKGVE; this is encoded by the coding sequence ATGGCATTAAAAAGAGAAATTCAAGGTGTTGTTTTACAAAAAGCTGGAGATAAAACAGCTACTATTTTGGTAGAAAGACGCGTTATGCACCCAAGATACCATAAATTTGTAAAACGCTTTAAGAAGTATTTAGTTCATGATGAGAAAAATGAGACAAGAGCAGGCGATACAGTTGTTGCAGTTGAGTGCAGACCACTTTCAGCTCGCAAGAATTTTCGCTTAAAAGCTGTATTGGCAAAGGGAGTTGAGTAA
- a CDS encoding 50S ribosomal protein L29 has product MKYTELKDKSVAELNALLKEKKVLLFTLRQKLKTMQLSNPNEISAVRKEIAQINTAISATRQGA; this is encoded by the coding sequence ATGAAATATACTGAGTTAAAAGATAAGAGCGTTGCAGAATTAAACGCGTTGCTAAAAGAGAAAAAGGTGCTTTTATTTACTTTAAGACAAAAGCTAAAAACTATGCAGTTAAGCAACCCTAATGAGATTAGTGCTGTTCGCAAAGAGATAGCTCAGATCAACACTGCAATTAGTGCAACAAGACAAGGGGCGTAA
- a CDS encoding 50S ribosomal protein L16, which translates to MLMPKRTKFRKQMKGRNRGYATRGASLATGEFALKAVEAGRINSRQIEAARQALTRHVKRQAKIWIRVFPDKPLTKKPLQTRMGKGKAGVEEWVMNIKPGRIIFEMAGVSEELAREALTLALHKLPFKSKFVTRESENEIY; encoded by the coding sequence ATGTTGATGCCTAAAAGAACTAAATTTCGTAAGCAAATGAAAGGTCGCAACCGTGGTTATGCGACTCGTGGAGCATCTTTAGCAACTGGCGAATTTGCACTTAAAGCTGTTGAGGCTGGTAGAATAAATTCTCGCCAAATAGAAGCTGCTCGTCAAGCTCTAACTCGTCACGTAAAAAGACAGGCTAAAATTTGGATTAGGGTTTTCCCTGATAAGCCACTTACTAAAAAACCTCTACAAACTCGTATGGGTAAAGGTAAGGCTGGAGTTGAAGAGTGGGTTATGAATATCAAACCTGGTCGTATAATATTTGAAATGGCTGGTGTTAGCGAAGAGTTGGCTCGTGAAGCTCTAACTTTGGCTTTACACAAACTTCCTTTCAAATCAAAATTTGTAACGCGAGAGAGTGAAAATGAAATATACTGA
- a CDS encoding 30S ribosomal protein S3, with amino-acid sequence MGQKVNPIGLRLGINRNWESRWFPTKQSLPENIGEDYKIRAFLKKKLYYAGISQILIERTAKKLRVTVVAARPGIIIGKKGQDVENLKNEVSKLIGKEVNVNIKEERKAQASAQLAAENVAMQLEKRVAFRRAMKKVIQGAQKSGAKGIKISVAGRLGGAEMARTEWYLEGRVPLHTLRAKIDYGVAEAHTTYGNIGIKVWIFKGEVLQKGVQPEKTEEEAPKKTRRARRGK; translated from the coding sequence ATGGGACAAAAAGTAAATCCAATAGGTCTTAGACTAGGAATTAACCGCAACTGGGAATCTAGATGGTTTCCAACCAAACAAAGTCTTCCTGAAAATATCGGTGAAGATTACAAAATTCGTGCATTTTTAAAGAAAAAACTTTACTATGCAGGAATTAGCCAAATTCTAATCGAAAGAACGGCTAAAAAACTTCGTGTAACCGTAGTTGCAGCTCGTCCTGGTATCATCATTGGCAAAAAAGGTCAAGATGTTGAAAACCTAAAGAACGAAGTTAGTAAACTTATCGGTAAAGAAGTAAATGTAAATATCAAAGAAGAAAGAAAAGCTCAAGCTTCAGCTCAACTTGCTGCTGAAAACGTAGCTATGCAACTTGAAAAGCGTGTCGCATTTAGACGTGCTATGAAAAAAGTTATCCAAGGTGCTCAAAAATCAGGCGCTAAAGGTATCAAAATTTCAGTTGCTGGTCGTTTAGGTGGCGCTGAGATGGCAAGAACCGAGTGGTATCTAGAAGGTCGCGTTCCGCTTCATACTCTTAGAGCAAAGATCGATTACGGTGTAGCTGAGGCTCATACAACTTATGGAAACATAGGTATTAAAGTATGGATTTTTAAAGGTGAGGTTCTTCAAAAAGGTGTTCAACCTGAGAAAACTGAAGAAGAGGCGCCTAAGAAAACACGTAGAGCAAGAAGAGGTAAATAA
- a CDS encoding 50S ribosomal protein L22 codes for MSKAIIKFVRLSPTKARLIAREVQGMNAELALASLQFMPNRGAKFIANAISSAVANGGFEPEEVVVTSCRVDAGPVLKRFRPRARGTASKIRKPTSHVMVEVSKPEKKEA; via the coding sequence ATGAGTAAAGCAATTATAAAATTCGTAAGACTTTCTCCTACAAAAGCAAGACTTATAGCAAGAGAAGTTCAAGGCATGAATGCCGAGCTAGCGCTTGCAAGCTTGCAATTTATGCCAAATCGTGGTGCTAAATTTATAGCAAACGCTATTAGCTCAGCAGTAGCAAATGGTGGATTTGAGCCAGAAGAGGTTGTAGTAACTAGTTGCCGCGTTGACGCTGGTCCTGTATTAAAGAGATTTAGACCAAGAGCAAGAGGAACAGCGAGCAAAATTCGCAAACCTACTTCTCATGTAATGGTAGAAGTATCTAAACCTGAAAAGAAGGAAGCATAA
- a CDS encoding 30S ribosomal protein S19: MARSLKKGPFVDDHVMKKVIAAKNANDNKPIKTWSRRSTIVPEMIGLTFNVHNGKSFIPVYVTENHIGYKLGEFAPTRTFKGHKGSVQKKIGK, encoded by the coding sequence ATGGCAAGATCACTCAAAAAAGGTCCTTTCGTAGATGATCATGTAATGAAAAAAGTTATTGCCGCAAAAAATGCAAACGATAACAAACCAATCAAGACTTGGTCAAGACGTAGCACGATTGTACCTGAAATGATTGGACTAACATTTAACGTTCATAATGGCAAGAGCTTTATTCCTGTATATGTTACAGAAAATCATATAGGCTATAAACTTGGCGAATTTGCTCCAACACGCACATTTAAGGGTCACAAAGGCTCAGTGCAAAAGAAAATCGGCAAGTAA
- a CDS encoding 50S ribosomal protein L2 yields MAIKSYKPYTPSRRYMTGLSSEDITAKPSVRSLLVKLPASGGRNNNGRITSRHKEAGAKKLYRIIDFKRRKFGIEGKVEAIEYDPNRNCRIALIAYKDGEKRYIIRPNGLNVGDIIASIDEGSLDIKPGNAMKLRFIPVGTIVHNVELKPGKGAQIARSAGGYAQLMGKEEKYVILRMPSGEMRQVLAECMASIGVVGNEDWANITIGKAGRNRYRGIRPQTRGSAMNPVDHPHGGGEGKKNSGRHPVTPWGKPTKGAKTRRKKASDKLIISRRKGK; encoded by the coding sequence ATGGCTATAAAATCATATAAACCATATACACCTAGTCGTAGATATATGACTGGACTAAGCTCTGAAGATATAACAGCTAAACCAAGCGTTAGAAGCTTGCTTGTTAAACTACCTGCATCTGGCGGTAGAAACAACAATGGTCGTATAACTTCAAGACATAAAGAAGCAGGTGCAAAAAAACTTTATCGTATCATCGACTTTAAACGTCGCAAATTTGGTATAGAAGGTAAAGTTGAAGCGATCGAGTACGATCCAAACAGAAACTGCCGTATCGCTCTTATAGCTTATAAAGATGGTGAAAAGCGCTATATCATTAGACCAAATGGCCTAAATGTTGGCGACATTATCGCATCTATCGATGAGGGCTCACTAGATATTAAACCAGGCAACGCTATGAAATTAAGATTTATCCCAGTTGGTACTATCGTTCATAACGTTGAGCTAAAACCTGGTAAAGGCGCTCAGATAGCTCGTTCAGCTGGCGGTTATGCTCAGCTAATGGGTAAAGAAGAGAAGTACGTTATCTTAAGAATGCCAAGTGGCGAGATGAGACAGGTACTAGCTGAGTGTATGGCAAGTATCGGTGTAGTTGGCAACGAAGACTGGGCTAACATCACTATAGGTAAAGCCGGACGTAATCGCTACCGCGGTATCCGCCCACAAACACGTGGTTCTGCTATGAACCCAGTTGATCACCCACACGGTGGTGGTGAAGGTAAGAAAAATTCAGGCCGTCACCCAGTTACTCCATGGGGTAAACCAACCAAAGGTGCTAAGACTCGCCGTAAAAAAGCTAGCGATAAGCTTATAATTTCAAGAAGGAAAGGAAAATAG
- a CDS encoding 50S ribosomal protein L4 — translation MSKIHVLNDKFENSGELELPASYAEVNPHNLYLYVKSYLAGIRANTAHTKSRAFVSGGGKKPWRQKGRGGARAGSTRTNVWVGGAVAFGPTNEKNYFQKVNKKQKRLALEYALAVKAQDGKIFAVDSISIESGKAKDAANIIKNLKVKDTLIVKDLLDDKTLLAFRNLANCYLVDANEVNAYLVSTFSSVIIEKAALKTITKEG, via the coding sequence ATGAGTAAAATTCACGTATTAAACGATAAATTTGAAAATTCAGGCGAGTTAGAGCTTCCTGCAAGCTACGCTGAAGTAAATCCGCACAACCTATATCTTTATGTAAAATCTTACCTTGCTGGTATAAGAGCAAATACGGCTCATACTAAAAGCCGTGCTTTTGTAAGCGGTGGTGGTAAAAAACCATGGAGACAAAAAGGACGTGGTGGTGCAAGAGCGGGTTCAACTAGAACTAACGTTTGGGTAGGCGGTGCAGTTGCATTTGGTCCAACAAACGAGAAAAACTATTTTCAAAAAGTCAATAAAAAACAAAAAAGACTAGCTCTTGAGTACGCTTTGGCAGTAAAAGCACAAGATGGTAAAATTTTCGCAGTAGATAGCATCTCAATCGAGTCTGGAAAGGCAAAAGATGCAGCTAATATCATCAAAAATTTAAAAGTAAAAGATACGCTTATCGTTAAAGATTTACTAGACGATAAAACACTACTTGCTTTTAGAAATTTAGCAAACTGCTATTTAGTAGATGCAAATGAGGTAAATGCTTATCTTGTCTCTACATTTAGTTCGGTTATTATTGAAAAAGCTGCACTAAAAACTATAACAAAAGAGGGCTAA
- a CDS encoding 50S ribosomal protein L3 gives MEYIVEKIGMSRTIATKSTPVTLLKLVEAKVCEIDENKRAIVAYAHTKANNKAIAGQQKKYNLTAEFNKFATLEVANSEVGNLDFTPLNEAKILKVSFNSKGRGYQGVVKRHGFGGGPKSHGSRFHRRHGSIGNCEWPGRVQPGMKMAGHMGNEKVTVKNELISFDAQNGIVVVKGCVPGHNGAMGKIRIVK, from the coding sequence ATGGAATATATTGTAGAAAAAATAGGCATGAGTAGAACGATTGCCACGAAGAGTACGCCAGTTACACTACTTAAGCTAGTTGAGGCTAAAGTATGTGAGATCGACGAAAACAAACGTGCTATCGTAGCGTATGCCCACACTAAAGCAAACAACAAAGCTATCGCTGGTCAGCAAAAGAAATACAATCTGACAGCAGAATTTAACAAATTTGCTACGCTTGAAGTAGCTAATAGCGAAGTTGGAAACCTAGACTTTACACCATTAAATGAGGCTAAAATTTTAAAAGTTAGCTTTAACTCAAAAGGTAGAGGCTACCAAGGTGTGGTAAAAAGACATGGTTTCGGTGGTGGTCCAAAAAGCCACGGCTCACGTTTCCACAGACGCCACGGTTCAATCGGTAACTGCGAATGGCCAGGTCGTGTTCAACCAGGTATGAAAATGGCAGGACACATGGGCAATGAGAAAGTTACTGTTAAAAACGAGCTAATAAGCTTTGACGCTCAAAATGGCATCGTAGTTGTAAAAGGTTGCGTTCCTGGTCACAATGGTGCAATGGGTAAAATAAGGATTGTAAAATGA
- a CDS encoding 30S ribosomal protein S10, with product MERIRLKLKAYDHRVLDRTVAAIVEAVKRTGADVRGPVPMPTKIKRYTVLKSPHINKDSREQFEMRIHARMLDIVAATPETVDSLTKLDLAPEVNVEVRAMK from the coding sequence ATGGAAAGAATCAGGTTAAAGCTAAAAGCTTACGACCATAGAGTTCTAGACCGCACTGTTGCAGCAATCGTAGAAGCTGTCAAACGAACAGGTGCCGACGTTCGTGGCCCGGTACCAATGCCTACAAAGATCAAACGCTATACAGTCTTAAAATCTCCACACATCAACAAAGACTCACGTGAGCAGTTTGAGATGAGAATACACGCTCGTATGCTTGACATCGTAGCTGCTACTCCAGAAACTGTAGATAGCCTAACAAAACTCGACCTAGCTCCAGAAGTTAATGTCGAAGTTCGTGCGATGAAATAA